A genomic window from Streptomyces brevispora includes:
- a CDS encoding TldD/PmbA family protein has protein sequence MAHEVDQSFLALPLRPLADAALARARALGAVHADFRFERVRSATWRLRDARPAGASDSTDLGYAVRVVHGGAWGFASGVDLTMDAAAKVASQAVAMAKLSAKVIAAAGSDERVELADEPVHGERSWVSAYEVDPFDVPAEEKAGLLAEWSGRLLGAQGVAHVDASLMTVHENKFYADTAGTVTTQQRVRLHPQFTAVAVDATTGEFDSMRTIAPPVGRGWEYLTGTGWDWDAELESIPGLLAEKMRAPSVEAGTYDLVVDPSNLWLTIHESIGHATELDRALGYEAAYAGTSFATFDKLGKLAYGSPVMNVTGDRTAEHGLATIGYDDEGVEAQSWDLVKDGTLVGYQLDRRIAKLTGLGRSNGCAYADSPGHVPVQRMANVSLAPDPGGLSTEDLIGGVERGIYVVGDRSWSIDMQRYNFQFTGQRFFRIENGRLAGQLRDVAYQATTTDFWGSMEKVGGPQTYVLGGAFNCGKAQPGQVAAVSHGCPSALFRGVNILNTTQEAGR, from the coding sequence GTGGCCCATGAGGTAGATCAGTCGTTCCTGGCCCTTCCGCTGAGGCCGTTGGCCGACGCGGCGCTCGCCCGTGCGCGGGCGCTCGGGGCCGTGCATGCCGACTTCCGCTTCGAGCGGGTGCGCAGCGCCACCTGGCGGCTGCGGGACGCCCGGCCGGCCGGGGCGTCGGACAGTACCGATCTCGGGTACGCGGTGCGGGTGGTGCACGGCGGGGCGTGGGGGTTCGCCTCCGGGGTGGATCTGACGATGGACGCCGCGGCGAAGGTGGCCTCGCAGGCCGTCGCCATGGCGAAGCTGTCGGCGAAGGTCATCGCGGCGGCGGGTTCCGACGAGCGGGTGGAGCTGGCGGACGAGCCGGTGCACGGGGAGCGGAGCTGGGTGTCGGCGTACGAGGTCGACCCCTTCGACGTACCGGCCGAGGAGAAGGCGGGACTGCTCGCCGAGTGGAGCGGCCGGCTCCTGGGGGCGCAGGGCGTCGCGCATGTGGACGCCTCGCTGATGACCGTCCATGAGAACAAGTTCTACGCGGACACGGCGGGCACGGTCACCACACAGCAGCGGGTGCGGCTGCATCCGCAGTTCACCGCGGTGGCGGTGGACGCGACGACCGGCGAGTTCGACTCGATGCGCACGATCGCGCCGCCGGTGGGGCGCGGCTGGGAGTACCTGACCGGGACCGGCTGGGACTGGGACGCGGAGCTGGAGAGCATTCCCGGGCTGCTGGCCGAGAAGATGCGCGCCCCGAGTGTCGAGGCGGGGACGTACGACCTGGTCGTCGACCCGTCCAATCTGTGGCTGACCATCCACGAGTCGATCGGCCACGCCACCGAGCTGGACCGGGCGCTGGGCTACGAGGCGGCGTACGCCGGGACCTCGTTCGCCACCTTCGACAAGCTGGGGAAGCTGGCGTACGGCTCCCCGGTGATGAATGTGACGGGCGACCGCACGGCCGAGCACGGGCTCGCGACGATCGGTTACGACGACGAGGGCGTCGAGGCCCAGTCGTGGGACCTGGTGAAGGACGGCACGCTGGTGGGCTACCAGCTGGACCGCCGCATCGCGAAGCTGACGGGTCTGGGCCGGTCCAACGGGTGCGCGTACGCGGACTCGCCGGGCCATGTCCCGGTGCAGCGGATGGCGAACGTGTCGCTGGCGCCGGATCCCGGCGGTCTCTCCACCGAGGACCTGATCGGCGGGGTGGAGCGCGGGATCTATGTGGTCGGCGACCGGTCCTGGTCGATCGACATGCAGCGCTACAACTTCCAGTTCACCGGTCAGCGGTTCTTCCGGATCGAGAACGGAAGGCTCGCCGGGCAGCTGCGCGATGTCGCCTACCAGGCGACGACGACGGACTTCTGGGGCTCGATGG
- the fabI gene encoding enoyl-ACP reductase FabI: MSGILDGKRILITGVLMESSIAFHAAKVAQEQGAEIILTAFPRPTLTERIARKLPKPAKVIELDVTNAEHLDRLAGLVRDELGTLDGVVHSIGFAPQDALGGNFLNTPFESVATAMHVSAFSLKSLAMACKPLMSEGGSIVGLTFDAQFAWPQYDWMGPTKAALEATSRYLARDLGKDGIRCNLVSAGPLGSMAAKSIPGFGELAEVWNTRAPLAWDMSDPEPAGRGIVALLSDFFPRTTGEIIHVDSGVHMIGA; encoded by the coding sequence ATGAGCGGAATTCTCGACGGCAAGCGCATCCTCATCACCGGGGTGCTGATGGAGTCGTCCATCGCGTTCCACGCCGCCAAGGTGGCTCAGGAGCAGGGCGCCGAAATCATCCTGACCGCCTTCCCGCGGCCCACGCTGACCGAGCGCATCGCCCGGAAGCTGCCCAAGCCGGCCAAGGTCATCGAGCTGGACGTGACCAACGCCGAGCACCTGGACCGGCTCGCCGGTCTGGTGCGCGACGAGCTCGGCACGCTCGACGGCGTCGTCCACTCCATCGGCTTCGCGCCGCAGGACGCGCTCGGCGGCAACTTCCTCAACACCCCGTTCGAGTCGGTCGCCACGGCGATGCACGTCTCGGCGTTCTCGCTGAAGTCGCTCGCCATGGCGTGCAAGCCGCTGATGAGCGAGGGCGGTTCGATCGTCGGCCTCACCTTCGACGCGCAGTTCGCCTGGCCGCAGTACGACTGGATGGGCCCGACGAAGGCCGCGCTGGAGGCCACCTCCCGCTACCTCGCCCGGGACCTGGGCAAGGACGGCATCCGCTGCAACCTGGTCTCGGCCGGACCGCTCGGCTCCATGGCCGCCAAGTCCATCCCGGGCTTCGGTGAGCTCGCCGAGGTGTGGAACACCCGCGCACCGCTGGCCTGGGACATGTCGGACCCGGAGCCGGCCGGCCGCGGCATCGTCGCGCTGCTCTCCGACTTCTTCCCGAGGACGACGGGCGAGATCATCCACGTCGACAGCGGCGTGCACATGATCGGCGCCTGA
- the fabG gene encoding 3-oxoacyl-[acyl-carrier-protein] reductase — protein MSRSVLVTGGNRGIGLAIARAFADNGDKVAITYRSGEPPKALTEAGVLAVRCDITDAEQVEQAYKEIEEKHGNVEVLVANAGITKDQLLMRMSEEDFTSVLDTNLTGTFRVVKRANRGMLRAKKGRVVFISSVVGLLGSAGQANYAASKAGLVGFARSLARELGSRNITFNVVAPGFVDTDMTQVLTEEQRKGIVAQVPLARYAQPEEIAAAVRFLASDDASYITGAVIPVDGGLGMGH, from the coding sequence TTGAGCCGCTCGGTTCTCGTCACCGGAGGAAACCGGGGCATCGGCCTCGCCATCGCCCGCGCTTTCGCCGACAACGGCGACAAGGTCGCGATCACCTACCGTTCCGGCGAGCCGCCTAAGGCGCTCACCGAGGCCGGTGTTCTCGCGGTCCGTTGCGACATCACCGACGCCGAGCAGGTGGAGCAGGCCTACAAGGAGATTGAGGAGAAGCACGGCAACGTGGAGGTGCTGGTCGCGAACGCCGGTATCACCAAAGACCAGTTGCTGATGCGGATGTCCGAGGAGGACTTCACGTCCGTACTCGACACCAACCTCACCGGTACCTTCCGGGTCGTCAAGCGTGCCAACCGCGGCATGCTGCGCGCCAAGAAGGGCCGAGTCGTTTTCATCTCCTCCGTCGTCGGGCTCCTCGGCTCCGCCGGACAGGCCAACTACGCCGCGTCCAAGGCCGGCCTGGTCGGCTTCGCCCGGTCGCTGGCCCGCGAGCTCGGCTCGCGGAACATCACCTTCAACGTCGTCGCGCCGGGCTTTGTCGACACCGACATGACTCAGGTGCTCACGGAGGAGCAGCGCAAGGGCATCGTCGCCCAGGTGCCGCTCGCGCGCTACGCGCAGCCCGAGGAGATCGCCGCCGCGGTGCGCTTCCTCGCCTCCGACGACGCGTCGTACATCACTGGAGCCGTCATCCCCGTTGACGGCGGATTGGGCATGGGTCACTGA
- a CDS encoding helix-turn-helix transcriptional regulator, giving the protein MRSDVAERTGRSRQNVLQWVNGERRTDAGAFPDPEGTAGRSLVWRWAEVNAWLARIGEQVGDPGAIREDALHIDFMLPRWQQTLAEGVLLDHVRHTHA; this is encoded by the coding sequence GTGCGGTCGGACGTCGCCGAGCGGACGGGCCGCAGCAGGCAGAACGTACTCCAGTGGGTGAACGGCGAGCGGCGTACGGACGCCGGGGCGTTCCCGGATCCGGAGGGAACGGCCGGGCGCTCACTGGTGTGGCGCTGGGCCGAGGTCAACGCCTGGCTGGCACGGATCGGCGAGCAGGTCGGCGATCCCGGAGCAATCCGGGAGGACGCCTTGCACATCGACTTCATGCTGCCCCGCTGGCAGCAGACACTGGCCGAGGGCGTGCTCCTTGATCACGTACGGCACACGCATGCCTGA